A segment of the Flavobacterium azooxidireducens genome:
GTTTTTGGCTTCCAATAATCCAAATATTCTTCTTTAATTGTTCTGTTTATCCTTTCAGCATAAGCATTATCTTGAGCAGAAATTGCCATACTGACTCTTGAACCCCTTGACTTTAATAGATTTATATACTCATGATATAAATATTGACTTCCCCTATCGGAGTGATGAATTTTTGGAGCATCATACTCTTTCAAAGCTATTTCTAACGCTTCAAGGTTTGCTGTTCCTCTCATATGGTTAGATATTCTGTGACCAACAATCAACTTTGTATATACATCAACAATAAAAACAGCATAATAAAATCTTTCCCCCAAAGCGATATAGGTAATATCTGATTGCCATATTGTTGAGGTTTATTAACCAAATATCCTTTTATTAAATTTGGATATTGATTTGCAATGGAATAAGTTGTCCGTTTGTAATTCTTTTTATACTGAACTCTAAATCCTAAATCCATCATAATATCTATAAA
Coding sequences within it:
- a CDS encoding DDE-type integrase/transposase/recombinase, which translates into the protein MGERFYYAVFIVDVYTKLIVGHRISNHMRGTANLEALEIALKEYDAPKIHHSDRGSQYLYHEYINLLKSRGSRVSMAISAQDNAYAERINRTIKEEYLDYWKPKTFEELQRNISKAVWHYNEKRIHKNLNKMTPREFYENCFKKNYKNPIIEIYDNGSG